In Gossypium arboreum isolate Shixiya-1 chromosome 5, ASM2569848v2, whole genome shotgun sequence, a single genomic region encodes these proteins:
- the LOC108452458 gene encoding auxin-induced protein 6B-like produces the protein MSAGLGKCSKIRYIVRLRQMLLRWRNKARMSASRIPSDVPAGHVAVCVGRSCRRFVVRVTYLNHPVFRKFLIEAEEEYGFSNQGPLTIPCDESVFEEVIRFISRSESGHSDRFLNIEDFKDKCHSEIRSKLDTWIESRPLLHGKTMC, from the coding sequence ATGTCGGCGGGACTCGGAAAATGCAGCAAAATCCGCTACATTGTGAGGCTCAGGCAAATGCTGCTGCGGTGGAGGAACAAGGCTCGCATGTCGGCCAGCCGCATTCCGTCTGATGTGCCGGCGGGACATGTGGCGGTCTGCGTGGGGAGGAGTTGCAGGAGATTCGTGGTGCGGGTGACGTACCTGAACCATCCCGTCTTTAGGAAATTCCTTATCGAAGCAGAGGAAGAGTATGGGTTTAGCAACCAAGGCCCATTGACGATCCCCTGCGACGAGTCCGTTTTCGAAGAAGTGATCCGGTTTATTTCCCGTTCAGAGTCGGGTCACTCCGATAGGTTCCTGAACATCGAAGACTTTAAAGATAAGTGTCACTCGGAGATCAGGAGTAAGCTCGATACGTGGATAGAATCTCGACCGTTACTTCACGGAAAAACAATGTGTTAA